A stretch of DNA from Glycine max cultivar Williams 82 chromosome 18, Glycine_max_v4.0, whole genome shotgun sequence:
tctaaaataacaaaatcagCCGAAAAGATGAACTTGTCCACCTTAACCAGCACATCCTCAATCACCCCTCTAGGATAGATAACTGAATGATCAACAAGGTGAAGAGTGATGTTACTAGGTTCTAAGTTTGTGATGCCCAACTTCTTAAGTATGGAACAAGGGATCAAATTTATACGAGCCTCCAAATCACATATGCACTTATCAAAGTAAAACCCTTCTATCAAACAAGGAATAGTAAATTTATTGGGGTCTTTCATCTTAGGGGGAAGTTTTCTAAGGACCACAGCGAAACACTTCTCATTGAGACCCACAGGGCCAAAATTTgccaattttcttttgttagataaaatttcttttaaatgctTGGCATAACATGACATCTATGAAATAGCCTCAACGAAAGGGAGGTTGATGTGCACTTTACTCATAACCTCAAGAAATTTCTATATTGCACATCTTGCTGGTCATTCTTAACTCTGTGAGGAAAAGGTAGACTTACTTGTGGATATGTCAATATCTCCTTCTTTTCACCCCCTTCCTTCATTAGCACTAGATTCCCATCAGTAGGAACCTCAACTTTCTTAGGTGTTTGGTTCTTCTTAGTAAGGACATAATCTGCAGCTTTTGGGAAAGAGCATTCCTTCTCCTCAGAGTCCTCTTGCTTCTAATCATCACAACATTGACATGCTCCCTCTTAGGATTTGGTTTGGGTTGTGAAGAGAGGTTTCTCGCATGCCTTTGTGATAAGAGACATTGTAAGCTAGTCAATTGAGACTCCACCTACTTCATTCTATGATCATTTTGGGTCATATATTGAAGCATGATTTCTTGAATATTGGGTTGTCTCTCCACTTGTCTAGGCCTTTTATTTCGCATGGGTTTAGACCTATACATTCCTTGATTTTGCTTGAAGCCTTGTCCttgattgaaatttttgttgtacTTATTATAAGAGTTATTTCATCTTCCAACATATTTGTTCTCATCCAAATTTGCAGCTAACTCATCATCAACAGTTCATTCTCCTGGCCCATGCATAATCTCACATCCATCATAGGTTGGGAATAAAGGTGTAGTAATGGGGACTTGAGCTTGAGCTATCATGAGTGTCTCAATCTTCAGTGTTAGAGCTTGCATCTGCTTTCCCAACTCAGTTAGGGGATTATCTTTCTCTACCTGGTTGATGCCTTTCTTCATAATCCTCATATCCCCTAAGTTGTTATATGGGTTAGAGCACATATCTTCAATGATCCTAATGGCATCAACAAGGGGGTTTTAACAAGAGGTTACCCTCACAAGCAACATCTAAACCTGTCCTATTGTGTGAGGACACTCCACCATAGAAAATATGGGCAAGTCTCTGTTGAGTAATGTTGTGGTGTGGACATCTTCTGATCATCTTTTGCAACCACTTTGAAGCTTCAGGTAGACTCTCTTGATCTCTCTGCTCAACATTTCCAATGTCCCTGATGTATTGATCCATCTTTATGGGAGATAAATACCTTTGTAAAGGCACTTGTGCACTAATTCCATGTAGCGATATTGTTCTCAGATAGTGTGCACAACCAACCCTATACCTTCCCAttgagaaagaaaggaaaaacataGAGTTTAATGTACTCTGCTAGTACACAATTTTGTCTCAACGTGTTGCCAACTTGATGAACTTCCTTAGGTGCTACATAGGATCTTCATAGGCAGCACCACTGAACGTGTTGTTCTCCAATATTTGTAGGAACCCATGCTTGAAGTCAAATATGACTCCCATATGTAGATTAGGAAGTTGGATGGTGTTGGCTTCCCCAAGGTAGGGGTCAGATACTCCATAAGTGTCTGAACCTGATTAGCTGCCATTGCTCATTCTTATTTCTTCACAGATTCTTGCACAAAGTTTTCGGATTAGCTTGTCAATATCAGTTTCGTATTGTAGTGATGAATTTTGGGACTTGATTTGCATGCACTAAAAACAGAGGAGAAGATCAAGTGCAAcgagaaataaaagaataaaataaaaataaatactagaaaattaaataaataataaaagaatttctacAAACAAAACTGTTtggtttaataaaattaatctacTTGGAAATTTCACAACTAGTCCCCAACAACGATGCCAAAAACCTGATGCATAAAATATGTTAGGCTCCCACAAGGCCAAGCTTACCTTACACAATAGTAGTAATGGACTAGAAAATTCTAATATTAAACCCAAAGGCCTAGTTATATTCAAAATTAGTAGAGTTTATTAAACTAATAGTTAAGGTGATTAAAAacaagatttaaatatttttatgattttggtttttagaagaaaacaaataaaaaaaatgcaaatagaGGTTTTAAGTGATGAGAAGAATGACCACGAGTTATGACTCACTAGTACCAATTTTCCCCCAATCCCAGTCCTAACAAAATTCCTTCCCTAGTTAACTATTGATTCCTAAAGTCAACTAAAGTCTATGATCAAGATCAAAAGATGCTTTTTGCCTTAAAACAATACCATAATGATCATGGATCTATCAATTTATgtcaaaggataaaatatattttggggatgattaattaaagattaactaaTCTATCAGAGATTACCAAAATAGTTTGATCATGCAATTTGGTGCAAAACATTCTCTACCCAGATCTACCAATTACATGCAAATGATCActattatgtaattaattaagtatTACAATGGATGATTccaaataaatagtaaaaacaaggaagagaattaattaacataaaaaatgatgtaTTCAATTAAGAACAAGGAGAGTATTACATTTGGATAATTACATCATAATCCTTAAACTAAAGGGACTAGTCGCTCATGATTAAAGCAAAATTAGCAATCATATATGAGATAAATATAGACATATCAAAAGGTAAGAGTGATGATCATGATTTGTCCTAATAGTGTTGCCTACACTTCGCAACTCTTAAAAACCCTCAACGTTCTCTCAAATTTGTAAGAAgataaaagtaaacaaaaaataaaaattacaaagctTATAGACCTATGTATATCTTCCTAAAGATGCCAGCCTGAAAAACCTCACTATGGAAGTGATGCTAAAGCTATAGGCCATTATGGATTGACTGTGGCCTTCTTGGTTGACCACGACCCTCATGAATTGACCATGATTGTGGTGAGTTTACCACAACCCTCATCATTGAAGCTATTTTGTAGGGTTGTTATCATTTTATCGTGGTCATGCTACTTACCACGGTCATGGTAAATGCGCCATGACCGTGATCAAGTGCAGAGTCTTGAAATCttcataaaatcataaaatttccaaCTCTTTCACTCAATTGACTGATTGCACTTCTACAATATAAAACTAGTGTGCAAGCATAAGTTCTAGCAAGAAAATGTATGCAAAATGACACAAAAACTCACACAAAATATCACTAAAAAAGTGGTTTATGAACATGCTCACAAAGAGTATGAGAACCTGAAAAAGAGTAAACATGATCTTTAGGTAGAATGTGAAAATCACAAAAAgtcaataaaattcttaaatgatAAGCTTTTAAAGAATGAAGTCTTAAAAGGTAAACTTCTAGATGTTGTAAAAC
This window harbors:
- the LOC102665453 gene encoding uncharacterized protein → MDQYIRDIGNVEQRDQESLPEASKWLQKMIRRCPHHNITQQRLAHIFYGGVSSHNRTGLDVACEGDMRIMKKGINQVEKDNPLTELGKQMQALTLKIETLMIAQAQKQEDSEEKECSFPKAADYVLTKKNQTPKKVEVPTDGNLVLMKEGGEKKEILTYPQCFAVVLRKLPPKMKDPNKFTIPCLIEGFYFDKCICDLEARINLIPCSILKKLGITNLEPSNITLHLVDHSVIYPRGVIEDVLVKVDKFIFSADFVILDMEADENVPIILG